In Microbulbifer sp. GL-2, the following are encoded in one genomic region:
- a CDS encoding DUF1566 domain-containing protein, translating to MILRLFLVFALPATLIAAAIVRVPQNPEPPKHYLVKINMQGEPLGAWEGPWFCICDKRSGLLWEVKTDNENIHDGRWTYSWFNGSEGVANNGDCYFESNRCDTQDLIQHTNRERLCGAGSWRLPSVVEINTIISNDNKPGSPTIETEYFPKTMRGDYWTSEGNQQLVGIYQYLTVGGSAVNFINGDRVTIPYRNAAFLRLVTSRSTACHKASQ from the coding sequence ATGATTCTACGTCTATTCCTGGTCTTCGCCCTGCCCGCCACACTGATTGCTGCGGCTATTGTTCGTGTCCCGCAAAACCCGGAACCACCCAAACACTATCTGGTAAAGATAAATATGCAGGGGGAGCCACTAGGTGCCTGGGAGGGGCCCTGGTTCTGTATCTGCGACAAACGCAGTGGTCTTCTGTGGGAAGTAAAAACTGATAACGAGAATATTCACGACGGTCGCTGGACCTACTCCTGGTTTAATGGAAGTGAGGGGGTTGCCAATAATGGCGACTGTTACTTTGAATCGAACCGCTGCGATACCCAAGACCTAATCCAACATACCAACCGCGAACGCCTGTGTGGAGCTGGCAGCTGGCGCCTACCTTCTGTCGTCGAAATAAATACAATTATCAGCAACGACAACAAGCCCGGCAGCCCCACGATCGAAACTGAGTACTTCCCAAAAACCATGCGTGGTGACTATTGGACCAGCGAGGGTAACCAGCAACTGGTAGGTATTTATCAATATTTAACCGTTGGCGGCTCTGCTGTGAATTTTATCAATGGGGACAGGGTCACAATTCCCTATCGAAACGCCGCATTCTTGCGCTTGGTAACCAGCCGTTCAACAGCCTGTCACAAAGCTTCTCAATAA
- a CDS encoding ethylbenzene dehydrogenase-related protein, which yields MSDKVKSPLWILLHSAALIAVTCSLSSGLRIATLDKPVVISIAELLPQGEVHSVHFISALLLSLVATGYLISRVSYFLYPDRESTPKRINYHRVVTWGGVSLLTTSLLSGWILFAGMGPLFWLRSIHFYSAIGLTFYIFLHGGIYLVQFGLRVLLFILKPSPSSRKSLPLVSILLGTISLSFLLMGGWHLIHRYSHHPLQVTTIPPGSIIDIDGLAAEPQWKEAQTLALRTDGGANFYDGRSDVQLKALQNGQELFLHITWQDPDESLAHLPLRKTAKGWEILQSGYKAFDEKRYYEDKFAILLSENCSFAAAGTAHLGQSPLAGKPANWHGKGYHYSNSGQLHDLWHWKAVRTNKMYLADDNFIGKPDKVRPGARRYTAGYQQDGKESGAYRMNWKWYSPTTITPKRLPVKIDQLAPYQYPLEQKQNQDWTISWFDYQPYSAHLDQFPQGTLMPSVLYTSNRFEGDRADVRARGVWRDGHWSLELVRRLDTGSAQDIPIVDGICMWVSAFDRAQIAHTRHSRAIQLNLEKTL from the coding sequence ATGTCAGATAAAGTGAAGAGCCCTTTGTGGATACTTCTACACAGCGCTGCCCTAATAGCGGTGACCTGCAGCCTTTCCAGTGGACTGCGTATCGCAACTCTTGATAAACCTGTCGTCATCTCTATCGCTGAACTCCTTCCCCAGGGGGAGGTCCACAGCGTGCACTTTATCTCTGCCTTATTATTGTCTCTGGTTGCCACAGGATATTTAATCTCCCGAGTTTCTTATTTTCTATACCCGGACAGAGAATCAACACCAAAAAGGATCAACTATCACAGAGTAGTGACCTGGGGTGGAGTTTCGTTACTTACAACTTCGCTGCTGAGTGGTTGGATACTATTTGCCGGTATGGGTCCACTTTTTTGGCTTCGTTCAATACATTTTTATAGCGCTATCGGGCTTACCTTTTACATATTCCTGCACGGCGGAATTTATCTGGTACAGTTCGGCTTGCGAGTGCTTCTTTTTATTCTCAAGCCTTCACCATCCAGCAGAAAAAGTCTGCCGCTAGTTTCCATTTTACTTGGCACAATTTCTCTAAGCTTTCTTTTAATGGGAGGCTGGCACCTGATTCACAGGTATTCCCACCACCCCCTGCAGGTCACAACAATTCCACCAGGTTCTATTATCGACATTGATGGCCTCGCAGCAGAGCCCCAGTGGAAAGAAGCACAAACACTTGCCTTACGTACCGATGGCGGTGCCAATTTTTATGATGGCCGCTCCGATGTACAGCTAAAAGCCCTGCAAAATGGCCAGGAACTTTTCCTTCATATCACCTGGCAGGACCCTGATGAGAGCCTCGCCCACCTGCCCTTGAGGAAAACTGCAAAAGGCTGGGAAATCTTACAATCGGGCTATAAAGCATTTGATGAAAAACGCTATTACGAAGACAAATTCGCCATACTTCTCTCTGAAAACTGCTCCTTCGCTGCGGCCGGTACCGCCCACTTGGGCCAATCTCCTTTAGCCGGCAAGCCCGCAAACTGGCACGGCAAGGGCTACCACTACAGCAACTCAGGGCAGCTGCATGATCTCTGGCACTGGAAGGCAGTACGCACCAATAAAATGTACTTAGCGGATGACAATTTTATCGGTAAGCCCGATAAAGTGCGACCAGGCGCTCGACGTTATACCGCTGGTTACCAGCAGGATGGCAAAGAATCCGGTGCCTACCGGATGAACTGGAAATGGTATTCCCCCACTACAATCACCCCCAAACGCCTGCCAGTAAAAATAGACCAGCTGGCCCCCTATCAATACCCTCTCGAACAGAAACAAAACCAGGACTGGACAATTTCCTGGTTCGATTACCAACCTTATTCTGCGCACCTGGACCAGTTCCCGCAGGGCACTTTGATGCCCTCGGTACTATATACATCCAACCGTTTTGAGGGGGACCGCGCGGATGTACGCGCGCGCGGAGTGTGGCGCGATGGTCACTGGTCCCTTGAGCTGGTGCGCCGACTGGATACCGGATCTGCCCAGGACATTCCTATTGTGGATGGCATTTGTATGTGGGTATCCGCCTTTGACCGCGCCCAGATTGCCCACACCCGTCACAGCCGGGCCATTCAGCTCAATCTTGAAAAAACCTTATGA
- a CDS encoding glutathione S-transferase N-terminal domain-containing protein, translating into MQLYLTYSSPFARTARIVVQEHKLQSCINEHFSHPFHNQQELISNNPLGKVPCLNLDNGTVIMDSEVICSYLDKQLGDGRLSREMENDWNLRTLYSITSGLMETLVQRQMEKLREREGLRSEFWWQRYNSAINRTLDFLESNVSILPEQFSLIHINLGAALSYLDFRHEDLNWRGKRPQLTALSEALEARDSFSATNLHE; encoded by the coding sequence ATGCAACTCTACCTGACCTACTCCTCCCCCTTTGCCCGAACTGCCCGTATCGTTGTACAAGAGCACAAACTGCAATCTTGCATTAACGAACACTTTTCGCACCCATTTCATAATCAGCAGGAATTAATCTCCAACAATCCACTCGGTAAGGTGCCCTGCCTGAATCTGGATAACGGCACCGTCATTATGGACAGTGAGGTTATTTGCTCCTATCTCGACAAACAATTGGGTGATGGCCGCCTGAGTAGAGAGATGGAGAATGATTGGAACCTGCGCACACTCTACAGCATAACTTCAGGACTGATGGAAACCCTGGTGCAAAGGCAAATGGAAAAACTGAGAGAGCGCGAGGGGTTGCGCTCAGAGTTCTGGTGGCAACGTTATAATAGTGCAATAAACAGAACCCTGGATTTCCTCGAGTCAAATGTGTCAATACTCCCCGAGCAATTCAGCCTTATCCATATCAACCTGGGGGCAGCCCTTTCTTATTTGGATTTTCGTCACGAAGACCTTAACTGGCGCGGCAAACGACCGCAGTTAACTGCTCTATCAGAGGCTCTGGAAGCCAGAGACAGCTTTAGCGCCACAAATTTACACGAATAA
- a CDS encoding YdcH family protein produces MPIAAHELESDFPEYADTIKLLLRDDLQFKLENDLYRKLDKKIRGLQDSGIGTDDDHYSSLKKQRAYLKQHLYNRITGMITQH; encoded by the coding sequence ATGCCCATTGCCGCGCACGAGTTGGAATCGGATTTCCCCGAGTATGCAGACACCATTAAGCTCCTCCTGAGAGACGACCTGCAATTCAAACTGGAGAACGACCTCTACCGAAAACTTGATAAAAAGATACGTGGTCTTCAAGACAGTGGGATCGGTACCGACGATGACCACTACTCAAGCCTGAAAAAGCAGCGCGCTTACCTAAAACAACATCTCTATAACCGCATCACAGGGATGATTACGCAACACTAG
- a CDS encoding TetR/AcrR family transcriptional regulator, translated as MNQIDRRAISRRDTASPRKPQRKNGREKYEKLLDALETLIAEQDSTDISLANLSQVAGVPAASVYHFFPSVDASLTALAERHYKSFGDVVLGHSDFSPAESWQDMLNQLCGLVRSYYEDNISALKVHYGPQSSWALRQLQMENNWRLADTLIKNLSREFELPPSQDWRDRFMCAININDSFCSQAYSRFGRITDEAAAEGKRAAAAYLKLYLGELLQRRQLRFAPLEASA; from the coding sequence TTGAACCAAATCGATCGACGGGCTATCAGCCGGCGCGACACAGCAAGTCCGCGCAAACCACAACGTAAAAACGGCCGCGAGAAATACGAGAAGCTTCTCGACGCGCTGGAAACTCTAATCGCTGAGCAGGATTCAACCGATATCAGCCTCGCTAACCTGAGCCAGGTAGCCGGGGTTCCGGCAGCGTCTGTCTACCACTTTTTTCCCAGTGTGGATGCCAGCCTTACGGCTCTGGCAGAGCGGCACTACAAATCTTTTGGAGACGTAGTACTTGGCCACTCAGATTTTTCACCCGCGGAAAGCTGGCAGGATATGCTCAATCAGCTGTGTGGTCTGGTACGCAGCTACTATGAGGATAATATCTCTGCATTGAAGGTGCATTACGGCCCTCAATCCAGCTGGGCATTGCGTCAACTGCAAATGGAAAATAACTGGCGTTTAGCAGATACCCTGATAAAGAATCTGTCACGCGAGTTTGAACTGCCTCCATCGCAGGATTGGCGCGACCGTTTTATGTGCGCAATTAATATTAATGACTCTTTCTGTTCCCAGGCTTACTCGCGCTTCGGACGAATTACTGACGAAGCCGCGGCTGAAGGCAAGCGTGCGGCAGCCGCATACCTGAAGCTGTATCTGGGAGAGCTGCTTCAGCGTCGTCAGCTGCGCTTCGCCCCATTGGAGGCCTCTGCCTGA
- a CDS encoding cytochrome d ubiquinol oxidase subunit II: MNESATSAAYWLPVIFIGLMGLAVLVYAILDGYDLGVGILLPLGERDEAQRDTMIASIGPFWDANETWLVLAVGLLLIAFPIAHNLVLMHLYIPAAIMLVGLIMRGVAFDFRAKAAVGHKLAWDRTFKAGSLTTSLSQGYMLGQYVMGFAPGWQTQLFAAVSALGVTAAYSYMGSAWLVLKTEKELQTRAVHWARRAGRATLLGVLSVSAINPLVNPTVFDRWFAYPLVMFVLLIPTLCFLAFIFNDVLLGRMPKANDRHSALPFTMVVIIFLMCFIGLAFSFYPDIVPGQLNIWQAASATASLKFILVGAVIVVPVILVYTAFSYRVFRGKATELHYH, translated from the coding sequence ATGAATGAGAGTGCAACTTCCGCCGCCTATTGGCTGCCAGTTATTTTCATTGGCCTGATGGGCCTGGCTGTGCTGGTGTACGCCATCCTCGACGGCTACGATCTGGGAGTGGGTATCCTGCTCCCCCTGGGAGAGAGAGACGAAGCGCAGCGGGACACCATGATCGCTTCAATTGGCCCCTTCTGGGATGCCAATGAAACCTGGCTGGTTCTGGCAGTCGGCCTGCTGCTGATCGCTTTCCCGATCGCCCACAACCTGGTGCTTATGCACCTCTATATCCCCGCCGCAATTATGCTGGTGGGGCTGATCATGCGTGGAGTGGCATTCGATTTTCGTGCCAAGGCCGCCGTCGGGCACAAACTGGCCTGGGACAGAACCTTCAAGGCCGGCTCTCTCACTACCAGCCTCTCCCAAGGCTATATGCTAGGACAATATGTAATGGGGTTTGCACCCGGCTGGCAGACACAACTGTTCGCCGCCGTCAGTGCCCTGGGAGTCACCGCCGCCTACAGTTATATGGGCTCAGCCTGGTTGGTATTGAAAACCGAAAAAGAACTGCAGACGCGTGCAGTGCACTGGGCGCGCCGGGCGGGACGGGCAACATTACTCGGCGTTCTCTCTGTGTCGGCAATTAACCCCCTGGTCAACCCAACCGTCTTTGATCGCTGGTTTGCCTACCCATTGGTAATGTTCGTACTGCTGATCCCGACCCTGTGCTTCCTGGCCTTTATCTTTAATGATGTCCTACTTGGCAGAATGCCGAAAGCTAATGACAGGCACAGTGCACTGCCCTTCACCATGGTGGTGATTATCTTCCTGATGTGCTTTATCGGCTTGGCTTTCAGTTTCTACCCAGACATAGTTCCGGGACAATTGAATATCTGGCAGGCAGCCAGCGCAACCGCGTCACTCAAGTTCATTTTAGTGGGAGCAGTGATTGTAGTGCCGGTCATTCTCGTCTATACCGCATTTTCCTACCGGGTATTTCGTGGCAAGGCGACCGAACTCCACTATCACTGA
- a CDS encoding cytochrome ubiquinol oxidase subunit I, which yields MLDTLILSRIQFAANISFHILFPTITIALAWIIVFFKLRYDQTDNPVWMRAYRFWVKVFALTFALGVVSGITMSFQFGTNWPGFMAQVGNIAGPLLGYEVLTAFFLEATFLGIMLFGINRVPSKVHTFSAFVVAIGTTLSAFWIIALNSWMQTPSGFEMRDGVAYPESWMAIIFNASFPYRLTHMLLASGLTAAFFVAGISAYRILKGDPKRAPRLALKTGLILAAVFIPIQIFVGDLHGINTFEHQPQKVAAMEGAWETQKGAPLLLFAIPDSKEKTNHFEIAIPKMASLILTHELDGEVKGINEFPGDHPPVAPVFFAFRIMVGMGLLMLAVAWGGCYLLWRRKELPRWALKTLVAMTFAGWVATLAGWYVTEIGRQPWLVTGVLKTADAVTQVPPSHVGFSLTLYLIVYVILLYAYIHTLKVMALKSVKVEEFETQEPRAGGNLTNLPHTNQKPTEGDSQ from the coding sequence ATGCTAGATACTCTGATCCTCTCCAGAATACAGTTTGCCGCTAATATCAGTTTTCACATTTTATTTCCCACCATTACTATCGCGCTCGCCTGGATTATCGTTTTCTTCAAGCTGCGCTACGACCAGACCGATAATCCTGTTTGGATGCGCGCCTATCGATTTTGGGTCAAGGTCTTTGCCCTGACATTTGCCCTCGGCGTCGTCAGTGGTATAACCATGTCATTCCAGTTTGGCACCAACTGGCCTGGCTTCATGGCGCAAGTCGGCAATATCGCCGGACCATTACTGGGTTATGAGGTGCTCACAGCCTTTTTCCTGGAAGCCACATTCCTTGGCATTATGCTGTTTGGCATCAATCGCGTTCCCAGTAAGGTGCATACTTTCTCTGCATTTGTTGTCGCAATTGGTACAACACTTTCAGCCTTCTGGATCATCGCGCTTAACTCCTGGATGCAGACACCGTCAGGGTTTGAAATGCGTGATGGGGTCGCCTACCCGGAAAGCTGGATGGCCATTATTTTCAATGCATCGTTTCCCTACCGCCTTACACATATGTTGCTGGCCTCGGGGCTAACTGCTGCTTTTTTTGTCGCGGGAATCTCTGCTTATCGCATTCTAAAAGGTGATCCCAAACGCGCACCGCGCCTGGCACTAAAAACCGGCCTGATTCTGGCTGCAGTATTTATACCCATCCAAATTTTTGTTGGCGATTTACACGGCATCAACACCTTTGAGCACCAGCCACAAAAAGTGGCGGCGATGGAGGGCGCCTGGGAAACGCAAAAAGGTGCGCCACTGCTGCTATTCGCAATTCCCGACAGTAAAGAAAAAACCAACCACTTCGAAATCGCCATTCCAAAAATGGCCAGCCTGATTCTCACCCATGAGCTGGACGGAGAGGTAAAAGGCATAAACGAGTTTCCCGGAGATCATCCACCTGTAGCGCCGGTCTTTTTTGCCTTTCGTATTATGGTTGGCATGGGCCTGTTAATGCTCGCTGTGGCCTGGGGTGGTTGCTACCTGTTGTGGCGGCGAAAAGAGTTGCCTCGCTGGGCATTGAAGACCCTGGTAGCCATGACCTTCGCCGGCTGGGTGGCTACCCTGGCTGGCTGGTACGTGACAGAAATAGGCCGTCAACCCTGGTTGGTAACGGGAGTCCTGAAAACTGCCGACGCCGTTACCCAGGTGCCGCCATCTCATGTCGGTTTCTCGCTAACCTTATACCTGATTGTCTATGTGATCCTGCTGTATGCGTACATACACACCCTGAAAGTTATGGCCTTGAAGTCAGTCAAAGTGGAGGAATTTGAAACCCAAGAGCCTCGTGCCGGAGGCAACCTAACCAACCTGCCCCACACAAACCAGAAGCCAACCGAGGGGGATTCTCAATGA
- a CDS encoding GbsR/MarR family transcriptional regulator, translating into MKLSNQAQAFVLHFGEMGSRWGFNRTVGQMFALLTINPSPLNAEQLAQALKISRGNVSMGLKELQAWRLIELHHQPGDRKDYFTAAGSIWDLARTVFEERRKRELDPTLSLLRQLLLNEPQDEQEAQAQEKIQEVYSLLELLEEFANTLSKLEHDDLLKLMKLGSGIVKLLEFKSKLTGGTSNSE; encoded by the coding sequence ATGAAACTTTCCAATCAAGCCCAGGCTTTTGTGTTGCATTTCGGCGAAATGGGCAGCCGATGGGGGTTTAACCGCACTGTTGGCCAGATGTTTGCCCTGCTTACCATCAACCCTTCCCCTCTCAACGCAGAACAACTGGCCCAGGCCCTGAAGATCAGCCGCGGCAACGTGAGCATGGGACTCAAGGAGTTACAGGCCTGGCGCCTGATAGAACTGCACCACCAGCCGGGTGACCGCAAGGATTACTTCACCGCAGCCGGCTCAATCTGGGACCTGGCGCGCACAGTGTTTGAAGAGCGTCGCAAGCGGGAACTGGACCCAACCCTGAGCCTGCTCCGCCAACTGTTACTCAATGAGCCCCAAGATGAACAGGAAGCCCAGGCCCAGGAGAAAATCCAGGAGGTCTACAGCTTGCTGGAACTGCTTGAGGAATTTGCCAATACCCTGAGCAAACTGGAGCACGATGACCTGCTTAAATTGATGAAGCTCGGCTCCGGGATCGTCAAGCTGTTGGAGTTCAAAAGCAAACTCACAGGAGGAACATCCAATTCCGAATAA
- a CDS encoding DUF1853 family protein, with protein sequence MSQFIPNASVDHWSNLLWTVGSTDITNSLNPKFLLEKLPRLPAARRKQLLDYFSSPQVHKRLSPQLDAFLHNYSEHKPTSRLGVYFEQLWAFAFEHHHDYQLVHHNLPLRTAGQTLGELDFVVRYLPADTCEHWEVAVKFYLQLPGPYWIGPGLKDRLDIKLKRMAQHQLPFIRRPEVESLLQDMGLNIDRQWAQIPGRLFKALGTPKAQASRKSSRGDSHYWWATPDSFIDYFNTSPHYQDLSWLHLPKCVWLAPLQRGLAEGYSFKQLVMALERNTLDRPLCISALDKCGEVCRGFIVPENWYPRALESLPRP encoded by the coding sequence ATGTCACAGTTTATCCCCAATGCGTCAGTGGACCATTGGTCCAACCTGCTTTGGACAGTGGGGAGCACCGATATAACCAATTCGCTCAATCCAAAGTTCTTACTCGAAAAATTACCTCGGCTTCCGGCAGCACGACGAAAACAACTCCTGGATTATTTTTCCAGCCCACAGGTCCATAAAAGACTCTCACCACAACTTGATGCATTCCTGCATAACTACAGCGAACACAAGCCCACATCTCGGCTTGGCGTGTACTTTGAACAGCTTTGGGCCTTTGCCTTTGAGCATCACCACGACTATCAGCTGGTGCACCACAATCTGCCCCTGCGCACTGCCGGCCAGACATTGGGAGAGCTGGATTTTGTCGTGCGGTACCTTCCCGCTGACACCTGTGAACATTGGGAAGTTGCCGTGAAATTTTATCTGCAACTGCCAGGTCCCTATTGGATCGGGCCTGGGCTTAAGGATCGTCTGGATATCAAGCTTAAGCGTATGGCACAACACCAACTGCCATTTATCCGGCGACCCGAGGTAGAAAGTCTATTGCAAGACATGGGCCTGAACATCGATCGACAATGGGCCCAGATACCAGGGCGGCTGTTTAAAGCACTGGGTACCCCCAAGGCTCAAGCCAGTAGGAAGTCGTCTCGGGGGGATTCGCACTACTGGTGGGCCACTCCCGACAGCTTCATCGACTATTTCAATACATCTCCACACTATCAAGACTTAAGCTGGCTCCATTTACCCAAGTGCGTCTGGCTCGCGCCATTGCAGCGGGGCCTCGCGGAAGGATATAGCTTTAAGCAACTCGTCATGGCACTCGAAAGGAACACTTTGGATCGCCCACTGTGTATCTCAGCATTGGATAAATGCGGGGAAGTCTGCCGCGGGTTTATTGTTCCTGAGAATTGGTATCCCAGAGCACTGGAAAGCCTTCCCAGGCCCTGA
- a CDS encoding bile acid:sodium symporter family protein has product MESGPMISIGLPIALFIIMVGIGMTLTARDFHQVTVKPAGLVVGTITQILLMPIVAFALCWLLSLPPAIAVGLVIIAACPGGTTSNLFTLLARGNVALSIVLTVSASLITILSLPFFTNYALRTYFGAEQEIVLPFAKTVVMLSVIVLLPVVIGMLVRAWNPHLASRAEGIVSIFGALVLLILVVGLVWGMRDRIDELATQAGPSVILLNILGVFVGLLVSRLCGLSGRDGLAVATELGIKNGTIGLMVTLTLLHSSEMSVPSAVYGVLMFPSGMLLALYGRKRAREAGEERAAELGEAG; this is encoded by the coding sequence GTGGAATCAGGACCCATGATCTCGATCGGTCTGCCGATTGCGCTGTTTATCATTATGGTTGGAATAGGGATGACCCTGACAGCCAGGGATTTCCACCAAGTTACGGTGAAACCTGCTGGCTTGGTGGTGGGTACTATCACCCAGATTCTCCTGATGCCGATTGTTGCTTTTGCGTTGTGTTGGCTACTCAGCCTGCCTCCTGCGATTGCAGTCGGCCTGGTTATTATTGCCGCTTGTCCGGGAGGCACCACCTCAAATCTTTTTACCCTGCTCGCTCGTGGCAATGTGGCCCTGTCCATTGTGCTCACTGTGTCAGCAAGCCTGATAACTATCCTAAGCCTGCCATTTTTCACCAACTACGCACTACGAACCTATTTCGGTGCTGAACAGGAAATTGTGCTGCCTTTTGCCAAGACTGTCGTGATGTTATCAGTCATCGTATTGCTGCCGGTGGTTATTGGGATGTTGGTGCGAGCCTGGAATCCTCACTTGGCCAGCCGTGCAGAGGGTATTGTCAGCATCTTTGGTGCGTTGGTGTTGTTGATTCTAGTGGTAGGGCTTGTGTGGGGCATGCGCGATCGCATTGATGAACTAGCGACCCAGGCAGGGCCTTCAGTAATCTTGTTAAATATCCTGGGTGTTTTTGTGGGTTTACTTGTCAGCCGGCTTTGTGGCTTATCTGGCCGTGATGGCTTGGCAGTGGCTACTGAGCTGGGTATTAAAAATGGCACCATTGGCCTGATGGTAACCCTGACCCTTCTGCATTCCAGTGAGATGTCGGTGCCTTCTGCGGTTTACGGTGTATTGATGTTCCCATCGGGAATGTTGCTGGCTTTATATGGACGCAAGAGAGCCCGTGAAGCGGGTGAGGAAAGGGCTGCAGAGCTCGGTGAAGCTGGCTAG
- a CDS encoding Crp/Fnr family transcriptional regulator, with protein MNKIAAILDACPLLSGLPIEAMEQLAQGAQLRRFGAGDMIYPPASLQERLSIIAEGQVRICSSNIAGREATLAILDTGAWFGDTVFCPGTPRVFGASAHSNCTVVDIQGEQLRDLMRRHPEAYPVALEQVSLRLWAVMSIIQDDVLRGTEARVARRLFFMAQMHHGKAVSGSVSFRLTKELLANTMGMTRQGVHRVLKNIESKGLIESSYGRISVPSLSRLGAYIEELD; from the coding sequence ATGAATAAAATCGCAGCTATTCTGGATGCCTGCCCACTGCTCTCCGGACTGCCAATTGAAGCCATGGAACAGCTGGCACAAGGTGCACAGCTGCGGCGCTTTGGCGCCGGCGACATGATCTACCCACCCGCTTCCCTACAGGAACGCCTGTCTATTATTGCTGAGGGCCAGGTACGCATCTGTTCCAGTAATATTGCCGGTCGGGAAGCCACCCTTGCCATACTGGATACTGGTGCCTGGTTTGGCGACACGGTATTTTGTCCAGGCACACCTCGGGTATTTGGTGCCAGTGCCCATAGTAATTGCACCGTGGTAGATATTCAGGGCGAACAGCTGCGCGACTTGATGCGTCGCCATCCGGAAGCTTACCCGGTAGCCTTGGAACAGGTAAGCCTCCGCTTATGGGCTGTAATGTCGATCATCCAGGATGATGTCCTGCGGGGAACCGAGGCGCGGGTTGCGCGCCGCCTTTTCTTTATGGCGCAAATGCACCATGGTAAGGCGGTTAGTGGCTCGGTGAGCTTCCGCCTCACCAAGGAGCTACTTGCCAACACTATGGGAATGACCCGGCAAGGGGTTCACCGGGTACTAAAAAATATTGAATCGAAAGGATTGATCGAGTCTTCTTACGGACGTATCAGCGTACCGAGCCTTAGCCGCCTGGGTGCCTATATTGAAGAGCTTGATTAA
- a CDS encoding class II aldolase/adducin family protein yields MQLETVPSLEGNVSEEEWQLRVDLAAAYRLIAYYGWDDTIFTHLSMRIPGPESHFLINPFGMFFEEITASSLVKIDLNGEKVDDNDAIVNPAGFTIHSAIHEAREDAHCVMHTHTTAGVAVSAHAEGLLPISQQSLFPLSSIAYHDYEGIAVREDEKVRLVSDLGSAHYMILRNHGLLTCASTVADTFLAMFILQRACEIQVAAFAGNPPLTAIPQEIVDKIVSEGDMVTGNQGGLLAWPGLLRKLDRVNPGYCK; encoded by the coding sequence ATGCAACTGGAAACTGTGCCTTCGCTTGAAGGAAATGTCAGTGAAGAGGAGTGGCAACTGCGGGTCGACCTGGCTGCAGCTTACCGTCTAATTGCTTACTACGGATGGGATGATACAATTTTTACGCATTTGTCTATGCGTATTCCAGGGCCAGAGTCGCACTTCCTGATCAATCCTTTTGGAATGTTCTTTGAGGAAATCACCGCCTCAAGTTTGGTCAAAATCGACCTGAATGGGGAAAAGGTGGATGATAATGATGCGATAGTAAACCCCGCCGGCTTCACTATTCACAGTGCTATCCATGAAGCCCGTGAGGATGCCCACTGTGTAATGCATACCCATACTACTGCGGGAGTAGCAGTGTCAGCCCATGCAGAGGGGCTATTACCCATCTCCCAGCAATCCCTGTTTCCCCTATCGAGTATTGCCTATCACGATTATGAGGGGATTGCCGTGCGTGAGGATGAGAAGGTGCGCCTGGTTTCTGACTTGGGTTCGGCTCATTATATGATCCTGCGTAATCACGGTTTATTAACTTGCGCCTCCACCGTAGCCGACACCTTTCTCGCCATGTTTATCCTCCAGCGTGCTTGCGAAATACAAGTTGCGGCGTTCGCCGGTAATCCACCACTAACTGCCATTCCACAGGAAATTGTGGACAAAATTGTGAGTGAAGGTGACATGGTTACTGGTAATCAGGGAGGGCTATTGGCCTGGCCCGGACTTCTGCGCAAGCTTGACAGGGTAAACCCTGGCTATTGTAAATAA